In the genome of Thermodesulfobacteriota bacterium, the window GAGGCGCTGGGCGTCCTTCAGGTCGAGGGGGCTCGATATAACGACGAGCATCCTTATCTTGCCCCGTATCTTTTCGGGCTCCCTGTGGGGTATCCCCTCGATAAGGCGGATCAGGCTTACCCCGGGATATGCGGAGACGAAGTTCGTGCCGTCGAACATGAACTCCCAGGGGATGCGCAGGAGCTCCGGCTCGTCCCTTTTGAAGGCGAGCCGGAGGCGCAGGTGCTTGCCGCTTTTCAGGGCAGACCTGTAGGAGCCGAGAATCTCCCCGGAGAGTACCGTATCGAAGAGACCGCTTCCGAACTCCCTTATGAGCCGGGAGTTTTCCGGTACGTCCCTGCCGACGCTCTTCTCGAGCCTTGAGAGTATGTGGGGGTCGACGCGGTACTGGAACTCGCTACTCGCGAGGACGGTACCCCGGTCATCTTTAAGAGAGACGCCGAACTTATGTTCTCCGGAGCCTTTCTTGATATGGAGGTTGAAGTTTTCAAAGGCCGTGTTCATGGTGGCGCTTCCCGGTTAAAATGACTCGCGAGGGTTTTCGCGGAAGGTGTATTATACCGTATTTCGAGTTGAATTCAAGGACAAGGTAAAGCCCGGGCAGTGTAAAATATGGTGTGTGATACACTTCTTCCCATCGACGCCAGACGCGGCTCTAAACATTGGGTCTGGCCTCAGGCTGCTGTCACGCCGATTGACAGTTCGAGGCGCATTTGATACCCTTCAGGGTAGGCCCGAGTGGCGGAACCTGGTAGACGCACGGGACTTAAAATCCCGAGGTGGCAACACCGTGCCGGTTCGATTCCGGCCTCGGGCACCATATGCAAAGGCTTCAGTATCGAACGGGCGGAGGGCAGGGGGGAGCGGGGGGGGGCGGGAGACACGCCGACCCCCATGTGGAGATACTGATGAACAACGGCTCTACAAAAAAGGTTTTTTCCTCTTCCTCTTCCTCTTCCGTATCCGCAAAAGTCGTCCGGTCCGTCCTTGCCGTACTCTCCCTTTCTTTTTTCCTTCAGGGTTGTTCCTCCCCCCCGGCGGAGAACCATATCGGGGACATCGAAGAGATAGTGGCCAGAAAGGTCTTGAGGGTCATCGTGCGGCCCGAGCCAGTGGCGTTCGTCCCCAGGGGCAACTACCCCGCGGCGCTGGAAAGGACCATAGCCCGCGAGCTTGCCGCCGAACTCGGCGTGGAGCTCGAACTGGTCGTTGCCGAAGACTACGCCGGTATAATCGATAAGCTCCTCGACGGGGAGGGGGACATCGTGGCCACGGGCCTTACCGTGACCAAGGCGAGGAAGAGGAGGGCGGCCTTTTCCACGCCATACCTTTACGTGGACGAACTTCTTATTACCCGTACCGGCGACGACATGCCAAAGGGTCCGGAGGAGCTTAAGGGAAGAGATGTATGCGTCAGGAAGTCGAGCTCCTACTTCCAGACCCTTACGGCCCCGGGCAGCCGGGTCCCCGGGCTCAAGATACGCGAGATGCCCGAGCTCCTTCCCACAGAAGAGATCGCGGACCTTGTGGCCGGGGGGTTGTGTTTCGCCACGGTGGCGGATTCGAACTACTGGGAGGCAATCTCCGGGGGCTACGACAACCTGAGCGCGCCTTTCGCCCTCTCCACCAGACGGCCCATCGCGCTGGCCATGCGGCCCGGGGCAAGGGGGCTTAAGAAGAAGGTAAACGAGTTCCTGATCTCCCGCGCCCTTACGGGCGGCTACGAGGCCCTTCACGCCGACGATCTGAACGGGCTCAAGAGCCGGAAAGTACTCCGCATGCTGACCCGCAACAACGCCATGACCTACTACATCTACCGGGGTACCCAGGTAGGCTTCGAGTACGAGCTCGTAAGGCGCTTCGCCGAGGAACACGACTTGAGGCTCGACGTCGTCATCCCCCCGGGCCACGAGGACCTCATCCCCTGGCTTAACCAGGGCCGCGGCGACATAGTCGCCGCGGCCCTTACCATAACCCCGGAGCGCGCCGAAAGGGCCGCCTTTACCGAGCCGTATAACGAGGTCCGGGAGGTCGTGGTCGTAAGGGAAGACTACGGCGAGGTCGCCGCTTCCGAGGACCTCGTCGGCAAGGTCGTTTACGTGAGAGAGAGCAGCTCTTTTTACGAGACCCTCGTGGACCTCCGGGAAGTCGTGCCGGGTTTCGAGATAGCCCTCCTGCCCGAGGACCTTGAGACCGAAGAGATACTTAAGGGGGTCGAGGAGGGGGAGTGGGACATCACCGTAAGCGACTCGAACCTGCTGGAGGTCGAGCGGAGCTACGGGCGGAAGCTCAGGGCGGCCTTCGAGCTCAAGGACACCGAGCTCGGCTGGGCCGTACGCCGGGAGAACGAAGGGCTCCTGGAGGCGCTCAACGCCTACATTGCGAGGGAGCAGAAGCAGGGGACGGTCAGGATAATGAAGGGAAAGTACTTCGAGAACAGGAGGACTATCCGCAGGGCCCATCAGAAGTTCCGCTCCGACACGAGCGGCAGGATATCCCCCTACGACGACCTCGCGAAGAAGTACGCGGACAGATACGGGCTCGACTGGCGGCTCGTATCGGCGCAGATCTACCGGGAGTCCGGCTTCGACCCGAATACGGTCAGCTGGGCCGGCGCGGTGGGGCTCATGCAACTCATGCCCGAGACGGCAAGGGAACTGGGTGTCAGTGACGTATACGAGCCGGAGCAGTCCATACGCGCGGGGACCAAGTACATGAGCAGGCTTATCCGGAGGATCGACGGGGACGTAGCGCTGGAGGACCGGTTGCTGTTCGCCCTGGCCGCGTACAACGTCGGCTACAGCCACTTGACCGACGCCAGAAGGCTGGCCGCCAGGAAGGGCTGGTCTCCGGACAGGTGGTTCGGCAGCGTCGAGAGGGCCATGCTGCTTCTCGAAAAGCCGGAGTACTACCGTAAGGCGCGCTATGGCTACTGCCGCGGCTCCGAGCCCGTGGCGTACGTAAGGGACGTCCAGGAACTCTATGATGCGTACGTGGAGCACGTGCCGCAGTGAGGGTGCTGCCGCACGGTTAATGTCATAAGCGGCCCAATACGGCATTGGTACCGAATACCCATAACGGTCGTCGTGAAAGTGAAACACCATCATGGTGCTGCCGCACGGTTAACGGAGTAACGGTCGCCGTGAAATTGAAACACCCCTTCGACTTCGCCCTTCGATAGACTCAGGGCAGGCTCAGGGCAGGCATCATGGTGCGGTTTGTTGACTTTGCCGGGTAAAACTGGTAATCCTTAATATTATGAACAGAAAGGCCCTGGCCGGGAATAAGCTCTACATAGCCCTCTTTATCGTCACCATCGTGGCCATTACGCTCATGGCGGTATTCGGCGAGAATGGGCTCGTGGACGTATACGGCTTCAGGGCGGAGAGGGACGGGCTCCTGGCCCGGAACATGGCCATCGAGGTGGAGAACGAAAAGCTCGCCGAAGAGATACGACTCCTTAAGACCGACCGCCGCTACATCGCAGCGGTCGCCAGAAAAGAGCTCGGCATGATAGGAAAAAACGAGATCATCTACAAGACCGAAGAGAAGTAAGTTTTTCCCCTTC includes:
- the mltF gene encoding membrane-bound lytic murein transglycosylase MltF — translated: MNNGSTKKVFSSSSSSSVSAKVVRSVLAVLSLSFFLQGCSSPPAENHIGDIEEIVARKVLRVIVRPEPVAFVPRGNYPAALERTIARELAAELGVELELVVAEDYAGIIDKLLDGEGDIVATGLTVTKARKRRAAFSTPYLYVDELLITRTGDDMPKGPEELKGRDVCVRKSSSYFQTLTAPGSRVPGLKIREMPELLPTEEIADLVAGGLCFATVADSNYWEAISGGYDNLSAPFALSTRRPIALAMRPGARGLKKKVNEFLISRALTGGYEALHADDLNGLKSRKVLRMLTRNNAMTYYIYRGTQVGFEYELVRRFAEEHDLRLDVVIPPGHEDLIPWLNQGRGDIVAAALTITPERAERAAFTEPYNEVREVVVVREDYGEVAASEDLVGKVVYVRESSSFYETLVDLREVVPGFEIALLPEDLETEEILKGVEEGEWDITVSDSNLLEVERSYGRKLRAAFELKDTELGWAVRRENEGLLEALNAYIAREQKQGTVRIMKGKYFENRRTIRRAHQKFRSDTSGRISPYDDLAKKYADRYGLDWRLVSAQIYRESGFDPNTVSWAGAVGLMQLMPETARELGVSDVYEPEQSIRAGTKYMSRLIRRIDGDVALEDRLLFALAAYNVGYSHLTDARRLAARKGWSPDRWFGSVERAMLLLEKPEYYRKARYGYCRGSEPVAYVRDVQELYDAYVEHVPQ
- a CDS encoding septum formation initiator family protein yields the protein MNRKALAGNKLYIALFIVTIVAITLMAVFGENGLVDVYGFRAERDGLLARNMAIEVENEKLAEEIRLLKTDRRYIAAVARKELGMIGKNEIIYKTEEK